One segment of Thermus tengchongensis DNA contains the following:
- the ilvN gene encoding acetolactate synthase small subunit encodes MRHVISVLVQDHPRVLNRITGLFARRGFNLESLAVGTTHVPGLSRISLVVSGDDHTLEQVEKQLNRLIEVLKVTDHSEPHVERELALVKVHVAGVEERLAVKDIQEAFRARVVDVAQKSLILELTGDSKKVDSFIEALRPYGILEVMRTGAVAMSRGERTLKVREKREAV; translated from the coding sequence GTGAGGCACGTGATCTCGGTCCTGGTCCAGGACCACCCCCGGGTGCTGAACCGCATCACCGGCCTGTTCGCCCGCCGGGGCTTCAACTTGGAGAGCTTGGCGGTGGGCACCACCCACGTGCCGGGGCTTTCCCGCATCAGCCTGGTGGTCTCCGGGGACGACCACACCCTGGAGCAGGTGGAGAAGCAGCTGAACCGCCTGATCGAGGTTTTGAAGGTGACCGACCACTCCGAGCCCCACGTGGAGCGGGAGCTGGCGCTCGTGAAGGTGCACGTGGCCGGAGTAGAGGAGAGGCTGGCGGTGAAGGACATCCAGGAGGCCTTCCGGGCCCGGGTGGTGGATGTGGCCCAGAAGAGCCTGATCCTGGAGCTCACCGGGGACTCCAAAAAGGTAGACTCCTTCATCGAGGCCCTCAGGCCTTATGGGATCCTCGAGGTCATGCGCACCGGTGCGGTGGCCATGAGCCGAGGGGAGC